In Pseudobdellovibrionaceae bacterium, the following proteins share a genomic window:
- a CDS encoding NupC/NupG family nucleoside CNT transporter gives MDRFIGVAGIIVFVLLAFLLSEKRNKISWKLVGWGMILQVVLALLVLGIPALGYQGLLHDLFVWANDAIIALLKFTEEGSRFIFGQLLDFEKSGFIFAFQVLPTIIFMASLMAILYHMGVMQIIVRGIAWVMQRTMGISGAESLSVAANIFVGQTEAPLVVRPYVATMTRSELLAVMTGGMATVAGGVMAAYVMLLKDRIPDIAGHLLTASVMSAPAALAIAKLLIPETKTPETLGSIPKGSKEKVDRNLIEAAARGAGEGLSLALNVAAMLLAFIALIALINAVFKTVGVWIGFETWGVDAVPHLIRGDKVPELTFEVVLGWIFAPMAWIMGIPWEEAGVAGTLLGEKIVLNEFVAYLHLSQLASHLSDRSVVILSYALCGFANFSSIAIQIGGIGGIAPTRKSDLAELGIRSVIGGSLAAFLTATIAGILI, from the coding sequence GTGGATAGATTTATCGGGGTCGCAGGAATTATTGTTTTTGTTTTGTTGGCCTTTCTGTTGTCCGAAAAACGCAACAAGATCTCCTGGAAGCTGGTTGGCTGGGGAATGATCCTGCAAGTGGTGTTAGCTCTTTTGGTCCTGGGAATTCCTGCTCTCGGCTACCAGGGACTTCTTCACGACCTGTTTGTCTGGGCCAATGATGCTATCATTGCCCTGCTCAAGTTCACCGAAGAAGGCAGCCGCTTCATCTTTGGTCAACTTCTCGATTTTGAAAAGTCGGGCTTTATCTTTGCCTTTCAGGTTCTGCCCACCATTATCTTTATGGCCTCTCTCATGGCGATTCTCTATCACATGGGAGTCATGCAAATCATTGTTCGCGGTATTGCCTGGGTCATGCAAAGAACCATGGGAATCAGTGGGGCAGAGTCCCTGTCGGTGGCCGCCAATATTTTTGTCGGACAAACGGAGGCCCCCCTCGTGGTTCGCCCCTATGTGGCCACCATGACCCGCTCGGAACTCTTGGCGGTGATGACGGGCGGAATGGCCACGGTTGCCGGTGGTGTGATGGCAGCCTATGTCATGCTGCTCAAAGATCGCATCCCCGACATTGCCGGTCACTTGCTCACTGCCAGTGTGATGTCAGCACCTGCAGCTTTGGCTATTGCCAAACTGCTCATTCCTGAAACAAAAACACCTGAGACTTTAGGTTCCATCCCCAAAGGTTCCAAGGAAAAGGTAGATCGCAATCTCATTGAGGCGGCAGCCCGTGGTGCTGGAGAAGGCTTAAGTCTGGCCCTCAATGTGGCGGCCATGCTGTTGGCCTTTATCGCCCTGATCGCCCTGATCAATGCTGTGTTTAAGACTGTCGGGGTATGGATTGGATTTGAAACCTGGGGGGTCGACGCTGTCCCTCACCTGATCCGCGGCGACAAAGTGCCTGAGCTGACTTTTGAAGTGGTGCTCGGCTGGATATTTGCCCCCATGGCCTGGATCATGGGCATTCCCTGGGAAGAGGCCGGAGTTGCCGGCACCCTGCTTGGGGAAAAGATTGTTCTCAATGAATTCGTCGCCTATTTGCACCTCTCTCAGCTGGCCAGCCATCTCAGTGATCGCTCAGTGGTGATTCTCTCCTACGCCCTATGCGGATTTGCCAACTTCTCGTCTATTGCCATTCAAATTGGCGGCATTGGCGGGATCGCACCAACTCGAAAATCGGACTTGGCAGAGTTGGGAATTCGTTCTGTAATAGGGGGAAGTTTGGCCGCTTTTCTTACGGCCACCATTGCAGGAATCTTAATTTGA
- a CDS encoding amidohydrolase family protein: protein MIRRLSKLALIALLFGLVAYIEAHAAPPTRRPDLPTHDGVWYIGGYLPESPDKKVWVRIKDDTITGVLKKKPRASSKTLVIETDDWLFPGLVDLHNHLLYNILPLWPEAKGQFNSRFEWRSEYAPYAQVKKRIRPFKDKPCAATRWAELKAVVSGVTAIAGVGGISAWDCARNFGPLNVEIPGELGKNRGLKNSFEVLQPALVGKVYLRHILPRIKSGMTYDQAYEVFVMEHEFDKWVSSFQNQPHTLENGAILTFGSGKGMILAKSLDGQNFSSVKKEQEFLRSQLEASPFSFRSRQITDWISWMYGDSRKSGYLKASRTENEAWRYIAENGVYDLPRAERKYAGGLEQTRRDIIARLRDPDALPFVTHIAEGHPDDDYTKNEYDYYQGMDLAQPGTILVHGVGMTEEDFANAAANDVTLVWSPFSNLLLYGETMNIEMALKKGVNVAMGPDWSPTGSKSLLDEMRLAWEYIRARGLKVPAKAIADMTTVNAAKAVGLDNYGLIKKGHWANLTVVRRRNQPLYDDVEWTGYHDLVTSYQRDIQLVVIAGHPMYGEIEWMAQVQKKFGTADSLELLPFKGAQVGEPCEKQKALWLRELPEPDLDSAQELQAHLQDKIDSNFGGSADHWTLDTLFACEDKVYRERFFTFIPEEWPENKKLRKDRRRESNLKDNWHPFDMMIW, encoded by the coding sequence ATGATCCGCCGTCTCTCCAAGCTGGCCTTGATCGCTCTACTGTTTGGACTTGTTGCCTACATTGAGGCCCATGCCGCTCCCCCCACCCGTCGCCCGGATCTACCGACTCACGATGGCGTCTGGTACATCGGCGGCTACCTTCCAGAAAGTCCCGACAAAAAAGTATGGGTGCGCATCAAGGACGACACCATCACCGGTGTCCTTAAGAAAAAGCCCCGGGCCTCAAGCAAAACTTTAGTGATTGAAACTGACGACTGGCTGTTTCCAGGTTTGGTGGATCTTCACAACCATTTGCTCTACAATATTCTACCCCTGTGGCCCGAAGCCAAAGGCCAATTCAACAGCCGCTTTGAGTGGCGCAGTGAATATGCACCCTATGCCCAGGTCAAAAAGCGCATTCGGCCCTTTAAAGACAAACCCTGTGCCGCCACCCGCTGGGCGGAACTCAAAGCCGTTGTTTCTGGTGTGACAGCGATCGCCGGCGTAGGTGGCATTTCCGCTTGGGACTGTGCCCGCAACTTTGGCCCCCTCAACGTGGAGATTCCAGGTGAATTGGGCAAGAACCGTGGTCTTAAAAACTCATTTGAAGTTCTCCAGCCGGCTCTGGTTGGCAAAGTTTATCTCCGCCACATCCTTCCGCGCATCAAGTCCGGCATGACCTACGATCAGGCCTATGAAGTCTTTGTCATGGAACACGAATTCGACAAATGGGTCAGCAGTTTTCAAAACCAACCTCACACGCTAGAGAATGGCGCTATCCTGACCTTTGGCTCTGGAAAAGGAATGATTTTGGCAAAGTCCCTGGATGGACAAAACTTTTCCTCAGTTAAGAAGGAGCAGGAGTTTCTGCGTTCCCAACTGGAAGCCAGTCCATTTTCTTTCCGTAGCCGACAGATCACCGATTGGATTTCATGGATGTACGGAGACTCTCGTAAGAGTGGCTACTTGAAAGCCTCGCGGACAGAAAATGAGGCCTGGCGCTACATTGCGGAAAACGGCGTCTATGATCTTCCCCGTGCAGAACGCAAATATGCCGGCGGCTTGGAGCAGACTCGACGGGATATCATTGCCCGCTTGCGAGACCCAGATGCTCTCCCCTTCGTCACTCACATCGCTGAAGGTCATCCCGACGATGACTACACAAAAAATGAATACGACTACTACCAAGGCATGGACCTGGCCCAACCCGGCACCATTCTCGTTCACGGCGTGGGCATGACCGAAGAGGACTTTGCCAATGCCGCGGCCAACGACGTCACCCTGGTGTGGTCGCCCTTTTCCAATCTGCTCCTCTATGGCGAAACCATGAATATCGAAATGGCTCTAAAAAAGGGCGTCAACGTGGCCATGGGTCCGGACTGGTCGCCCACTGGCAGCAAAAGTCTTCTTGATGAAATGCGCCTGGCCTGGGAATACATTCGCGCTAGAGGCCTCAAGGTTCCAGCCAAAGCCATTGCCGACATGACGACAGTCAACGCGGCCAAGGCCGTGGGACTGGACAACTATGGATTAATAAAAAAAGGCCACTGGGCCAATCTCACGGTCGTCCGCCGCCGCAACCAGCCTCTCTATGATGACGTCGAGTGGACGGGCTACCACGATCTTGTGACCTCATACCAACGGGATATCCAGTTGGTGGTGATCGCCGGTCACCCCATGTATGGGGAAATCGAATGGATGGCTCAGGTGCAGAAGAAATTTGGCACCGCTGACAGTCTGGAGCTATTGCCCTTTAAAGGAGCCCAGGTGGGTGAGCCCTGTGAAAAGCAGAAGGCCTTGTGGCTGCGTGAACTCCCTGAGCCGGATCTGGATTCGGCACAAGAACTCCAAGCTCACTTGCAGGACAAGATCGACTCCAACTTTGGCGGCTCAGCCGACCACTGGACCCTGGACACCCTGTTTGCCTGCGAGGACAAAGTCTATCGTGAGCGGTTTTTCACCTTCATTCCTGAAGAGTGGCCGGAGAACAAGAAACTGCGCAAGGACCGACGCCGGGAGTCCAACCTAAAGGACAATTGGCACCCATTTGACATGATGATCTGGTAA
- a CDS encoding proprotein convertase P-domain-containing protein yields the protein MGERRLLAAMVTAALLVSCDQSSVPRQHQQTGEDPKVIKPDVIYGSDDRRDLYEVQNPLLLDLAASTVALMQSRDLQRQTDGSYKIQSMQFGSAYGLCRSEPYFEQKIAAFCSGFLVAPDAIATAGHCIRSASDCRNTKFVFGFAVTAPGIQTESVDETQVYSCVDIIQSDVGNGGRDYSVVRLDRPVMGRPVLELRRQGTIADEQELVVIGHPAGLPVKVAGGAKVRSVSAEFFSANLDTYGGNSGSAVFNAQTGEVEGILVRGETDFQSRGGCRVSYQCSDSGCRGEDVTKISYVVEALQTSGGGGGGEPETYQVSFAGPVPIPDNQPQGVVAQVEADRAPEGRRVLAHVKIDHSWRGDLRVSLTAPDGTEVLLHNRSGGSKDDINGTFGADLESAEDLAPLSAVSATGTWTLRVSDHARRDVGSIQSFQLQFAP from the coding sequence ATGGGGGAGCGACGCCTACTTGCGGCCATGGTCACGGCCGCTTTACTGGTATCTTGTGACCAATCAAGTGTTCCACGACAACACCAACAAACAGGAGAAGACCCTAAGGTCATTAAGCCAGATGTCATATATGGCTCAGATGACCGCCGGGATCTCTACGAGGTACAAAACCCACTGCTGTTGGACTTAGCCGCCAGCACGGTGGCATTAATGCAGAGCCGAGATCTGCAAAGGCAGACTGACGGCAGCTACAAAATCCAATCGATGCAGTTTGGCTCAGCCTACGGCCTCTGCCGAAGCGAACCTTACTTCGAGCAAAAGATCGCAGCCTTTTGTTCCGGCTTTCTCGTGGCACCGGATGCCATCGCCACCGCCGGACACTGTATTCGCTCAGCCAGTGATTGTCGCAACACCAAATTTGTTTTTGGCTTTGCGGTAACTGCCCCTGGCATCCAAACTGAGTCCGTCGATGAAACTCAGGTGTACTCCTGTGTCGATATCATTCAGTCGGATGTAGGTAATGGCGGTCGCGACTACTCCGTGGTTCGACTGGATCGGCCAGTTATGGGAAGACCAGTGCTGGAACTGCGCCGACAGGGAACCATCGCCGACGAGCAGGAACTCGTTGTCATCGGTCATCCAGCCGGACTACCGGTGAAGGTGGCCGGAGGAGCCAAAGTACGTTCGGTGAGTGCAGAATTCTTCTCTGCCAATCTGGACACCTATGGAGGCAATTCCGGATCCGCAGTGTTCAATGCGCAAACCGGTGAGGTTGAAGGGATTCTCGTTCGCGGGGAAACCGACTTCCAGTCTCGCGGTGGCTGCCGAGTCTCCTACCAATGCAGTGATTCGGGCTGTCGCGGTGAGGACGTGACCAAAATTTCCTACGTCGTGGAGGCTCTGCAAACCAGTGGCGGAGGCGGCGGAGGAGAACCCGAAACCTATCAAGTTTCATTTGCTGGTCCCGTCCCTATTCCTGACAACCAGCCACAGGGAGTTGTGGCCCAGGTGGAGGCTGATCGCGCACCCGAAGGCCGAAGGGTCTTAGCGCATGTGAAAATTGACCACTCCTGGCGCGGCGATTTACGCGTAAGCCTGACTGCTCCCGATGGAACGGAAGTACTACTGCACAATCGCAGCGGTGGCTCCAAAGATGACATCAATGGAACTTTTGGTGCCGATCTGGAAAGTGCCGAAGATCTTGCCCCACTCTCAGCAGTGAGTGCTACGGGCACCTGGACTCTACGAGTCTCTGATCATGCCCGCCGGGATGTGGGCTCCATTCAATCCTTTCAGTTGCAATTTGCCCCGTGA
- a CDS encoding BamA/TamA family outer membrane protein, protein MHRLLYLIFMITLSWTHQAQSQVLKIQGASESVVSSVRKKYPQLFDKTSSLSEIDEIVRQLMKAGTFEKITAYQQTNGNIIVDVQTLRRISAVEIHGHNITSTAAIRDLLALKPGDRFERKTIMEAGERLKEFYGESGYYNTVVEVKFINSGENQVEIHFEIDEKAPCRIFGIEFMSPNKVLNERLQRRTRKFYKDPLTTGMFQEIQKAIEEVLKRDRFLQSTIGTPEILYNPDRTEARLKYAVKEPFRYDHFFYGNDQLSVFDLFRAINLDEVTLSSGDPVIEVTDKVRQKYLQTGFAHIQIKSDVVEDPKNFTRAVKIYISEGPLVKIGVFEVTGRISRPSKYYSRFIRDNSSDLIRKGLYNRKDIEAGHQNLLNNLRNQGYLKAKIQSLRTEYVNRKSEARVRLVMDEGPLTQVRKISFKGATAFTELELASVVKIKVNAPLKLSDLEQSIVQLKAFYRDRGYLEMHIKNLDDQLVDYNDRGTQANITFEIVEGPKVIVSSIAIEGNTFTKDFVVLREIDFAIGDVLTPEKIEESRVRLNRMGIFSQVGITTVEEGTKVSQRTVRITVSERDPGLFKIGVGADSERELTLRQFTAFSYNNIGGTAQGISGRVELGYNPTEVKYLTHRVTAGYFRPFFWNSRTRGRVNGTRQQLVTDFDSENNLIEVTDSSRLDLLLERDLTSQTKLTWRLWSIDSVKTFGVAGKCDDATAIKCKSELDQIATIGPTIDVDFRDNPFLPTKGSHLRWSLFYSDPSLGSSSNVEFVKSEASYTYLWNLGSPHLVWANQLRGGYVANLSDLQGSSVPDSHIFFLGGTSSIRGFSGSGAAERIPNAYEFANNEVVVDQDSHYYLIRSEFRYPIYGIVGGVLFYDGGLVQVTGHKFEKPYRHSAGFGVRFNTPVGPVSIDMGFKLDRKKDRNEDPWRVHFFIGTF, encoded by the coding sequence ATGCATCGTCTGCTGTACCTGATTTTCATGATTACTCTCTCATGGACTCACCAAGCCCAGTCCCAAGTTCTTAAGATACAGGGCGCCTCCGAGTCGGTGGTCTCCTCCGTTCGCAAGAAGTACCCTCAACTATTTGACAAGACCTCCTCCCTCTCTGAAATCGATGAAATCGTTCGACAGTTGATGAAGGCCGGAACTTTTGAGAAGATCACTGCCTACCAACAGACCAATGGCAACATTATTGTAGATGTACAAACTCTTAGGCGGATCTCCGCAGTGGAGATTCACGGCCATAACATCACATCTACGGCCGCGATCAGGGATCTTCTGGCCCTCAAACCAGGTGATCGATTTGAACGAAAAACCATCATGGAGGCCGGGGAACGCCTAAAGGAGTTCTATGGCGAGAGCGGCTACTACAACACGGTGGTGGAAGTAAAATTTATTAACTCCGGCGAAAACCAGGTGGAGATCCACTTTGAAATTGATGAAAAGGCTCCTTGCCGGATCTTTGGCATTGAGTTCATGTCCCCCAATAAGGTCCTAAACGAGCGCCTGCAAAGGCGCACGCGCAAGTTCTACAAGGATCCCCTCACTACCGGGATGTTTCAGGAGATCCAAAAGGCTATCGAGGAGGTCCTTAAGCGTGACCGGTTTCTCCAATCTACAATTGGCACTCCGGAGATTTTGTACAATCCCGATCGGACGGAAGCCCGCTTAAAATACGCCGTCAAAGAGCCTTTCAGGTATGACCATTTCTTTTATGGTAACGACCAACTTTCGGTTTTTGATCTCTTTCGTGCCATCAATCTCGATGAAGTGACTTTGAGTTCAGGAGACCCAGTGATTGAAGTCACTGACAAAGTAAGGCAGAAGTACCTACAAACCGGGTTTGCCCACATTCAAATCAAATCAGATGTGGTGGAGGATCCCAAGAACTTTACCCGCGCAGTGAAGATCTATATCAGTGAGGGGCCTCTCGTCAAAATTGGGGTTTTTGAGGTGACGGGCCGTATTTCCCGCCCATCCAAATACTACTCTCGGTTCATCAGGGACAATTCCTCGGATCTGATCAGAAAGGGTCTTTACAACCGTAAGGACATCGAGGCCGGGCACCAGAACCTGCTCAATAATTTGCGCAATCAAGGCTACCTGAAGGCCAAAATCCAGTCCCTGCGGACAGAGTATGTCAATAGGAAGTCGGAGGCACGGGTTCGCCTGGTCATGGACGAAGGGCCCCTGACCCAGGTAAGAAAGATCTCTTTTAAAGGTGCTACGGCCTTTACTGAGCTGGAACTGGCCAGCGTCGTAAAGATCAAGGTCAATGCCCCACTTAAACTTTCTGATCTTGAACAGAGCATTGTACAACTCAAAGCCTTTTATCGCGACCGCGGTTATCTGGAAATGCACATCAAAAACCTAGATGACCAACTGGTCGACTACAACGATCGCGGCACCCAGGCCAATATCACCTTTGAAATCGTAGAGGGACCAAAGGTCATTGTGTCCTCCATAGCCATTGAGGGGAACACCTTCACTAAGGACTTCGTGGTTTTGCGCGAGATTGATTTTGCCATTGGCGACGTGCTGACTCCGGAAAAAATTGAGGAATCGCGGGTACGTCTGAACCGGATGGGCATTTTTTCCCAGGTTGGCATCACCACCGTAGAAGAGGGAACCAAGGTCTCCCAGAGAACAGTTCGCATCACTGTTTCCGAGAGAGACCCAGGTCTGTTTAAAATCGGTGTGGGAGCCGATAGTGAACGGGAACTCACTTTGCGCCAATTCACCGCCTTTTCCTATAACAACATTGGCGGCACAGCTCAGGGTATCTCGGGCCGGGTGGAACTTGGTTACAACCCAACAGAAGTGAAGTACCTCACTCACCGAGTGACCGCCGGATATTTTCGACCCTTTTTCTGGAACTCGCGGACCCGAGGACGTGTCAATGGAACCCGTCAACAGTTGGTTACTGACTTCGACAGCGAAAACAATTTGATTGAGGTGACCGACAGCAGCCGACTTGATCTTCTGCTGGAGAGGGATCTGACCTCACAAACCAAACTCACCTGGAGGCTGTGGAGTATCGATTCGGTCAAAACCTTTGGCGTGGCTGGAAAGTGTGACGACGCCACGGCCATTAAATGTAAAAGTGAGCTGGATCAGATCGCCACCATCGGACCCACCATCGACGTGGACTTCCGAGACAATCCCTTTCTCCCCACCAAGGGCTCTCACCTGCGCTGGAGTTTGTTTTACTCGGATCCAAGCCTAGGTTCTTCTAGTAACGTTGAATTCGTAAAGTCCGAGGCCAGCTACACCTATTTGTGGAATTTGGGCTCTCCCCACCTGGTTTGGGCCAATCAATTGCGCGGCGGGTACGTGGCCAACCTAAGTGACTTGCAGGGAAGTAGCGTGCCTGACTCGCACATTTTCTTTTTGGGTGGAACAAGCTCGATCCGTGGATTTAGCGGTTCTGGAGCCGCGGAACGCATTCCCAACGCCTATGAGTTTGCTAACAACGAAGTGGTCGTGGACCAGGATAGTCACTACTATTTGATTCGCAGTGAATTCCGCTACCCCATCTACGGGATTGTTGGAGGGGTCTTGTTCTATGACGGTGGCTTGGTACAGGTCACTGGGCACAAATTTGAAAAACCCTATCGCCACTCGGCAGGCTTTGGCGTCCGCTTCAATACCCCGGTCGGACCCGTCAGCATCGATATGGGATTCAAGCTGGACCGCAAGAAGGATCGCAACGAAGATCCGTGGCGGGTTCACTTCTTTATCGGCACCTTTTAG